The sequence below is a genomic window from Candidatus Eremiobacterota bacterium.
AGAGGATGGCGAAGATGAGATGGTTCCGTGTTCCTTCCCGAATCTATTTTGAGCCCCACTCCATGGATATGTTCCTGAAACAGGAGGCAAAAGAGCTGGGATGCCACCGCGCATTCATTGTCTGCACTGGCTCTGGCATAAGGCAGGGAGCTGTGGGCCGCCTGGAGCAGGGCCTGCTGGAAGCGGGCATCACGTCAACGATATTCTCCGATATCGCGCCTGATCCCACCCTCGAGATGATTGAGGCCGGCTACAGGGCCATGGAGAGGGCAAAGCCCGATCTCATCGTCGCCATCGGCGGCGGCTCGCCTCTTGACGCGGCGAAGGCAATGTGGTTCTTTTATGAGCAGCCCGACTTTTCTTTTAATGACCTCAAGCTTTACTTCATGGACATCAGGAAGCGGATCGTGAAGTTCCCTTCCCTTGGCAGGAAGGCAAAACTCATTGCCATTCCCACGACGAGCGGCACCGGGAGCGAGGTAACGGCCTTCACCGTCGTCACCGACAGCACGACGCATAAAAAATATCCCATTGCCGATTATTCCCTCACGCCCGATATCGCCATCATTGATCCCACCCTTGTCATGACTGTTCCTGCCGAAACCACCGCAGATACGGGTTTAGATGCGCTCTCCCATGCGCTTGAATGCTACGTCTCGATTATCGCCTCCGATTTCACCGATCCTCTTGCCCTGAAGGCCATTCAGCTCATCTTCAAGTATCTCCCCGATGCGATGAAGAACGGGAAAGATGCCAGGGCAAGGGAGAAACTGCACAATGCATCGACAATTGCCGGCATGGCCTTTGCGAATGCATTCCTGGGAATCAACCACTCGCTTGCCCATATCCTCGGTGCCACTTTCCACATCTCCCATGGGCGCGCCAACGCCTTTGTCATGATCCCTGTCCTGCGCTACAATGCCGAAAAGCCCCACAAGCTCCAGGCGTACCCTAATTATGAAAGTCCCAAGTCGAAGGAGCGCTATGGGGAGATCGCCCATGCGCTCAATCTCTCTTTCAAGACCCCTGAAGAGGGGGTGGAGAGTCTCGTCAATGCCATCAAGGAGCTGAAGAAGCAGGTCGGCATTCCCGCCTCACTGAAGGAAGCCGGCATCGCCAAGGCAGATTTCGACAAGCAGATCGACAGGATGGCGGAACTGGCCTTTGAGGACCAGTGCACGGTGTCAAACCCGAGCTATCCCCTCGTGGAGGATCTGAAACAGATGCTCAGGGATACCTACGACGGCGTCTGAGGGAGGGGCATCACCGGGCTTCTTGGTCAGATCATGCAGTGAGGGTATCACATGCCGGGATTATATCCGGCATGGCCTGCAGCCACCTGCTCTCTCTTTGTACCTCTTCATGGCGGGATTTTTTACAAAAATGTTACAATAAGGCAACATGTATCTGCTTTTATAATGAATTGTTAACATGAATACCATTAATCATGGGAAAATATCCGTTATATTATAATTAGAAGACTATGGGAGATGGTGGTATGTGGGGAGAAAATCTTGTGGCGTCGATACAGGATGTGATACGGACAAACCCTTTCCTGTCCTATATTGCGTACCCCCAGGGGACCTCTGACACGAGGCGCAGAGCGGAGCCTGAGGCAGAGAAAAAGGAAGAGCTTCTCCTTTCCCGGGAAGCTCTCGAGATCGTTCCCATGGAAGAAGAGGAGGCTGACGAGAGATTTCATGACGGAGAGGCAGAGCGTGGAAAAAGTGATGAAGAGCGCCTCGAGGAGATTGACCGCCATGTCACGGAGCTCCTGACCCTCCTTCTTATGAACCAGGAATACGCGGTAATCGTGCTCGAGAATTTCAACAGGACGCGGGACCTCTTTCTTCAGAATCAGCGTCCCGATGCAGAAGCTTCGGAATCAAGGCCCTCATTGAAAGTCCTTAAGCACCTCTCCTTTGAGGAGCGGCTTCCCGCACAATTTCGCCAGGCCTTTCTCAATCTATTTCTCGAATACCAGGCTCTCAGCCGTTACACAAGCCGGTAACGCCACAACAACCCCATGGAATTTTCTATGGAGTATGCTCCCTGACACATTCAGTGCCACTGATTCTTTGGCAGGAGTCTTGAAGGCGATATCGCGGGTGTCCCGCCATACAGAGTGGTGAGGGAGACGACTCCCTGCAAAGGGAATTACTCCTTTGAAAACGAATCATCATGACAGGCGCCTTGTCACCTATAAGGCGTTTCACTGAAATTGAGGCATCTTTAACAATGAACATTGGAAAGAACGTGAGATGGAGCATAGTGAGAAGATAAAGAATCGCCTCGCGGTTATCATGTGGCTCATCCTCTCTGTGAATGGCATTCTTGCCATCTCATCAGGCGGGGCCTCCAAGAGTCTGGTGTTCATCCTTGTGCTGATTGTTTTCGGCAGCGCCTTGTGCCTTTCTCTCACTGTCGCCAGTACCCGCACCCTCATAAGGCCTGCACTGCTTTTTATCATCATCGTGGCTTTTGTGCTCACCATAACCTTTATTTCCCACTTTTCCCCGCTCAGGGAGCCTCTCTCACTCAGTTTCATAATATTGCTTGTGAGCACGGCATTTTACTTTCAGCCTGCCGAGGCGATTATTCTCACCGCTCTCATGAGCATGATGGAAGCGATTCTTCTTTACCTTCCGGAAAAATCCATGGTGGCCCTTGTAAGCACCCGGCTTCTTATCACTGTTACCGGCTATTTTTTCATCGTACTCGTGGCAGGTATCTTTTCCAGTGAAAGCCGCCAGGAGCTCCGGGCCATCGACGGCGAGGCAGAGAAACTGAAAAAGAGCCTCTCGGACCTGGGAACAGAAAAGGCACAGGTTGAAAAGGAAAAAGCACGGGCTGAAAAGGAAAAGGCACAGGTTGAAAATGAGAAAGATGAGCTCACCAGGATCCAGGAGAAGCTCAATGCCGAAGTCTCCAGGAGGGAATCCCTCCATCAGATAACCTGTGACTTCACCCAGACACTTGACAGCAGCGTAATCTCACGCCAGCTCATCGAGATCCTCAAAAGCTCTCTCCCCTTTGAGACTGGCGGGGTATTTCTTGTTGACAGGGGGCGGCACAGGATATCCTGTGCCGCTGCCAAGGGTCCCTTTAAAGACGAGATGCAGAATCAGTTGAATGATATTTCGGAGAATATCCTTGCCATAATAGCCGAAAAGAATGAGCTCTCCATTTTTCACAGCATAGAAGAAGATCCCCGCTTTGACAAGATTGCAGGGAGCACGCAAGTGAAATCGGCGCTCTACGCCCCCATTTCGCTTGATG
It includes:
- a CDS encoding GAF domain-containing protein, translated to MEHSEKIKNRLAVIMWLILSVNGILAISSGGASKSLVFILVLIVFGSALCLSLTVASTRTLIRPALLFIIIVAFVLTITFISHFSPLREPLSLSFIILLVSTAFYFQPAEAIILTALMSMMEAILLYLPEKSMVALVSTRLLITVTGYFFIVLVAGIFSSESRQELRAIDGEAEKLKKSLSDLGTEKAQVEKEKARAEKEKAQVENEKDELTRIQEKLNAEVSRRESLHQITCDFTQTLDSSVISRQLIEILKSSLPFETGGVFLVDRGRHRISCAAAKGPFKDEMQNQLNDISENILAIIAEKNELSIFHSIEEDPRFDKIAGSTQVKSALYAPISLDAEVYGVICFWSATRRAFSDISLEFFKSVIYEAARAFKNAEVYRMLDTRFNFIITLWNATKKLASVSDLSNTSKNVLRQVIETIRVLFDADGVIHYFYEPSMRIFVPFVVTSQGIIHNPDLMASAGIATEHFGQLVMNAKKIEEGELLEGPLHVPNVNFSTSKGKVFSTVAKIFDVTSLYWYPLAVRENVLGALVFLFKTGREWTKEESQLVDIFYYLYTLSIENLELVHGPESKERDRTKELNNGGQEIKI